A genomic window from Streptomyces sp. WMMC940 includes:
- a CDS encoding sensor histidine kinase, translating into MDVNAAVAALAAIAGVCTGVIAMLAFRWSERDQARPTRSSLHTDAVLPPGVDTVLSVLRSSAVVLDESDSVVKASSAAYALGLVRGGKLAVEPMLHMARDTRRDGEIRQVELDLPRRGTGRGEALAVSARVAPLGSRLVLLLVEDLTEARRIEAVRRDFVANVSHELKTPVGALSLLSEAVMDASDDPEAVTRFAGRMQIEATRLTNLVQELIDLSRVQNDDPLDDAEPVRVDELVAEAIDRSRHTASTKQITMAVGGTARGDGTAGLHVWGNRGQLAAALGNLVENAVNYSPARTRVGIAARRVTAPGGDQIEIAVTDQGIGISEKDRERIFERFYRVDPARSRATGGTGLGLAIVKHVAASHGGEVTVWSTEGQGSTFTLRLPEAGSVRERTHIPGGDHADDGPYDSDPASDPDSAPDSGPDPAPDAGPDPDAASDHRADPGAEPGHRRDPDPDSPSGPDLRTTPREPLPAPEVLP; encoded by the coding sequence ATGGACGTGAACGCGGCGGTCGCCGCATTGGCTGCGATCGCCGGGGTGTGCACCGGCGTGATCGCCATGCTGGCGTTCCGCTGGAGCGAGCGCGACCAGGCGAGACCCACCCGCAGCTCCCTGCACACGGACGCCGTTCTGCCGCCCGGCGTCGACACCGTGCTCTCCGTGCTGCGCTCCTCGGCGGTCGTGCTCGACGAGAGCGACTCCGTCGTCAAGGCCAGCTCGGCCGCGTACGCGCTCGGTCTGGTCAGGGGCGGGAAGCTGGCCGTGGAACCCATGCTCCACATGGCCCGCGACACGCGCCGCGACGGTGAGATACGGCAGGTGGAGCTCGACCTGCCGCGACGCGGCACCGGACGCGGTGAGGCGCTGGCCGTCTCCGCCAGGGTCGCGCCGCTGGGCTCCCGGCTGGTGCTGCTCCTCGTGGAGGACCTCACCGAGGCCCGGCGCATAGAAGCCGTACGGCGCGACTTCGTCGCCAATGTGAGCCATGAGCTCAAGACGCCGGTCGGCGCGCTCTCCCTGCTCTCCGAGGCCGTCATGGACGCCTCCGACGACCCGGAGGCGGTCACCCGCTTCGCCGGCCGGATGCAGATCGAGGCGACCCGGCTCACCAACCTCGTGCAGGAGCTCATCGACCTCTCCCGGGTGCAGAACGACGACCCGCTGGACGACGCCGAGCCCGTACGCGTGGACGAACTGGTCGCGGAGGCCATCGACCGGTCCCGCCACACGGCGTCCACCAAGCAGATCACCATGGCCGTCGGGGGCACCGCCCGGGGCGACGGCACCGCCGGCCTGCACGTGTGGGGCAACCGGGGCCAGCTGGCGGCGGCCCTCGGCAATCTCGTCGAGAACGCCGTCAACTACTCCCCGGCCCGCACGCGCGTCGGCATCGCCGCACGTCGTGTCACCGCACCCGGCGGGGACCAGATCGAGATCGCCGTGACCGACCAGGGCATCGGCATCTCCGAGAAGGACCGCGAGCGGATCTTCGAACGCTTCTACCGCGTCGACCCCGCACGCTCCCGCGCGACCGGCGGTACCGGTCTGGGCCTGGCCATCGTCAAGCACGTGGCCGCCTCGCACGGCGGGGAGGTCACGGTGTGGAGCACGGAGGGCCAGGGCTCCACCTTCACCCTGAGGTTGCCGGAGGCCGGCTCCGTCAGGGAACGTACGCACATCCCGGGCGGCGACCACGCCGACGACGGACCGTACGACTCCGATCCGGCCTCCGATCCCGATTCCGCTCCCGACTCCGGTCCCGATCCTGCTCCCGACGCTGGTCCCGATCCCGACGCCGCTTCCGATCACCGGGCAGATCCCGGTGCGGAGCCGGGCCACCGCCGCGATCCGGACCCCGACTCCCCTTCCGGTCCTGATCTTCGGACCACACCACGCGAACCACTGCCTGCCCCGGAGGTCCTTCCGTGA
- a CDS encoding response regulator transcription factor, whose translation MTRVLVVEDEESFSDALSYMLRKEGFEVAVATTGPEGLDEFERNGADLVLLDLMLPGLPGTEVCRQLRGRSNVPVIMVTAKDSEIDKVVGLEIGADDYVTKPFSSRELVARIRAVLRRRGEPEEVAPAALEAGPVRMDVDRHVVTVAGGKVDLPLKEFDLLEMLLRNAGRVLTRMQLIDRVWGADYVGDTKTLDVHVKRLRAKIEPDPGAPRYLVTVRGLGYKFEP comes from the coding sequence GTGACCCGAGTGCTCGTCGTCGAGGACGAGGAATCCTTCAGCGACGCTCTTTCCTACATGCTCCGCAAGGAGGGCTTCGAGGTCGCCGTCGCGACCACCGGGCCCGAGGGGCTCGACGAGTTCGAGCGCAACGGAGCCGACCTCGTCCTGCTCGACCTGATGCTGCCTGGACTGCCCGGCACCGAGGTCTGCCGCCAGCTGCGCGGCCGGTCCAACGTCCCGGTCATCATGGTCACGGCCAAGGACAGCGAGATCGACAAGGTCGTCGGCCTGGAGATAGGGGCCGACGACTACGTGACGAAGCCCTTCTCCTCGCGGGAGCTGGTCGCCCGCATCCGGGCGGTCCTGCGCCGCCGCGGTGAGCCGGAGGAGGTCGCCCCGGCGGCCCTGGAGGCCGGACCGGTGCGCATGGACGTCGACCGCCACGTCGTGACGGTGGCGGGCGGGAAGGTCGACCTCCCGCTGAAGGAGTTCGATCTCCTGGAGATGCTCCTGCGCAACGCGGGCCGGGTGCTGACCCGGATGCAGCTGATCGACCGCGTCTGGGGCGCGGACTACGTGGGCGACACCAAGACCCTCGACGTCCACGTCAAGCGCCTCCGTGCCAAGATCGAGCCCGACCCGGGCGCCCCGCGCTACCTGGTGACGGTGCGCGGTCTCGGCTACAAGTTCGAGCCGTAG